In a single window of the Streptomyces sp. NBC_00285 genome:
- a CDS encoding transporter substrate-binding domain-containing protein, producing the protein MNNRSGRRPRVLAVTTATAGLLLVAVTTSGCTSTDDGGSGSKTAAGGVELVKAGQLTTCTHLPYPPFQSEIDGKVQGFDVSMIDLVAKNLGVKQEILDTPFENFKTGALLNSGGCDLAAAGMTITEERKKNVDFSDPYFDATQALLVAKGSGIASLADVKSKKAKLGAQAQTTGEDYVKAQGFDPVSFESSDAVLNGLRAGQVKAVVIDYPVVQGWLKTKANADAFQLAEQINTGEQYGFTVKKGNTKLLTAVNKAISDAKSDGTYKKLYEKWIGPYKESAASPSAS; encoded by the coding sequence GTGAACAACCGCTCCGGGCGCCGGCCCCGCGTCCTGGCCGTCACCACCGCGACGGCGGGGCTCCTGCTCGTCGCTGTCACCACCTCCGGGTGCACCTCCACCGACGACGGCGGCAGCGGTTCGAAGACCGCCGCGGGCGGGGTCGAACTGGTCAAGGCCGGTCAGCTCACCACCTGCACCCACCTGCCGTACCCGCCCTTCCAGTCGGAGATCGACGGCAAGGTCCAGGGCTTCGACGTCTCGATGATCGACCTGGTCGCCAAGAACCTCGGTGTGAAGCAGGAGATCCTCGACACCCCCTTCGAGAACTTCAAGACCGGCGCCCTGCTCAACTCGGGCGGCTGCGACCTGGCCGCGGCCGGCATGACCATCACCGAGGAGCGCAAGAAGAACGTCGACTTCTCGGACCCCTACTTCGACGCCACCCAGGCCCTTCTGGTCGCCAAGGGCAGCGGGATCGCCTCGCTCGCCGACGTCAAGTCGAAGAAGGCGAAGCTGGGCGCCCAGGCGCAGACCACCGGAGAGGACTACGTGAAGGCCCAGGGCTTCGACCCGGTGTCCTTCGAGTCCTCCGACGCCGTCCTCAACGGCCTGCGCGCCGGCCAGGTCAAGGCCGTCGTCATCGACTACCCGGTCGTCCAGGGCTGGCTGAAGACCAAGGCCAACGCGGACGCCTTCCAGCTCGCCGAGCAGATCAACACCGGTGAGCAGTACGGCTTCACGGTCAAGAAGGGCAACACCAAGCTGCTCACCGCCGTCAACAAGGCGATCTCGGACGCGAAGTCGGACGGCACGTACAAGAAGCTGTACGAGAAGTGGATCGGCCCGTACAAGGAGTCGGCCGCGTCCCCCTCCGCCTCATGA
- a CDS encoding pyridoxal-phosphate-dependent aminotransferase family protein produces the protein MTHPFLDLAPLSAAQFASIEDRVARLLRTEQDVVIMQGEALLPLEEAIRGTAGPGTTALNIVTGPYGQTFGDWLRDCGATVIDLSVPFHTAVSAGQISAAFTEHPEIDFVSLVHAEAATGNTNPVAEIGEVVRRQGALFYLDAVASVGAEPVLPDAWGVDLCVIGAQKAMGGPAGVSAVSVSERAWARMAANPAAPRRSYLSLLDWKERWIDGGRKALLHAPAQLEMLALEACVERIEADGLDAVMGRHRAAAAATRAGARALGGGLEPYVHADHEAAPVATTLRAPAGTVASELVSRALSSDPALPLAAGGGALSKEMIRVNHYGVDATRGAVRASLAALGAALTEQGLTVDVEAALRATDTAWH, from the coding sequence GTGACACACCCCTTCCTGGACCTGGCCCCGCTGAGCGCGGCGCAGTTCGCCTCCATCGAGGACCGTGTGGCGCGGCTGCTGCGCACCGAGCAGGACGTCGTGATCATGCAGGGCGAGGCCCTGCTGCCGCTGGAGGAGGCGATCCGCGGTACGGCCGGTCCGGGCACGACCGCGCTGAACATCGTCACCGGCCCCTACGGGCAGACCTTCGGCGACTGGCTGCGCGACTGCGGCGCGACCGTGATCGACCTCTCGGTGCCCTTCCACACGGCGGTGAGCGCCGGGCAGATCTCGGCGGCCTTCACGGAGCACCCGGAGATCGACTTCGTGTCGCTGGTCCACGCGGAGGCGGCGACCGGCAACACGAATCCGGTCGCGGAGATCGGGGAGGTCGTACGGCGGCAGGGGGCGCTGTTCTATCTGGACGCGGTCGCCTCCGTCGGGGCCGAGCCGGTGCTGCCGGACGCGTGGGGTGTCGACCTGTGCGTGATCGGGGCGCAGAAGGCGATGGGCGGGCCCGCGGGTGTGTCGGCGGTGTCGGTGAGCGAGCGGGCGTGGGCGCGGATGGCCGCGAACCCGGCGGCGCCGCGACGGTCGTATCTCTCGCTGCTCGACTGGAAGGAGCGCTGGATCGACGGCGGCCGCAAGGCCCTGCTGCACGCTCCGGCGCAGTTGGAGATGCTGGCGCTGGAGGCGTGCGTCGAGCGGATCGAGGCGGACGGCCTGGACGCGGTGATGGGCCGGCACCGGGCGGCGGCCGCGGCGACGCGGGCCGGTGCGCGGGCGTTGGGCGGGGGCCTGGAGCCGTACGTCCACGCGGATCACGAGGCGGCTCCCGTCGCCACCACACTGCGGGCACCGGCCGGGACCGTCGCCTCGGAACTGGTGTCCCGTGCACTGTCGTCCGACCCCGCGCTGCCGCTGGCCGCGGGCGGGGGTGCGCTGTCCAAGGAGATGATCCGGGTCAACCACTACGGGGTGGACGCGACACGGGGAGCGGTACGGGCGAGCCTCGCGGCACTGGGTGCGGCACTGACGGAGCAGGGGCTCACGGTGGACGTGGAGGCGGCCCTGCGCGCCACGGACACCGCTTGGCACTGA
- the ectA gene encoding diaminobutyrate acetyltransferase, translated as MTAAQADLQIDRPTVADGAALWRIARDSKVLDLNSSYSYLLWCRDFAATSAVARNENGEPVGFVTGYVRPDRPGTLLVWQVAVDSAYRGRGLAAALLDGLTARLAAERGLTTLETTITPGNAASERLFTAFAERRGAALEREVLFDTSLFPDGPHDPEVLYRIGPLSP; from the coding sequence ATGACTGCCGCACAAGCAGACCTGCAAATCGACCGGCCGACGGTCGCCGACGGAGCCGCGCTCTGGCGGATCGCCCGCGACTCGAAGGTCCTCGACCTGAACTCGTCGTACAGCTATCTGCTGTGGTGCCGCGACTTCGCCGCCACCTCGGCCGTCGCACGGAACGAGAACGGGGAGCCGGTCGGCTTCGTCACCGGGTACGTCCGCCCGGACCGGCCCGGCACCCTGCTCGTCTGGCAGGTGGCGGTGGACTCGGCGTACCGCGGCCGCGGACTCGCCGCCGCCCTGCTCGACGGACTGACCGCGCGGCTCGCCGCCGAGCGCGGGCTGACCACCCTCGAGACCACCATCACGCCCGGCAACGCCGCCTCCGAGCGGCTGTTCACGGCGTTCGCCGAACGCCGTGGCGCCGCCCTGGAGCGCGAGGTGCTGTTCGACACGAGCCTGTTCCCCGACGGGCCGCACGACCCCGAGGTCCTCTACCGCATCGGTCCCCTCTCCCCCTGA
- the ectB gene encoding diaminobutyrate--2-oxoglutarate transaminase, producing the protein MTITQPDLSVFETLESEVRSYCRGWPTIFDRAQGSRMYDEDGHAYLDFFAGAGSLNYGHNNPVLKRALIDYLERDGVTHGLDMSTTAKRAFLQAFQDHILRPRDLPYKVMFPGPTGTNAVESALKLARKVKGRESIVSFTNAFHGMSLGSLAVTGNAFKRAGAGIPLVHGTPMPFDNYFDGAVEDFLWFERLLEDQGSGLNKPAAVIVETVQGEGGINVARKEWLQALAALCERQDMLLIVDDIQMGCGRTGAFFSFEEAGIVPDIVTVSKSISGYGLPMSLCLFKPELDIWEPGEHNGTFRGNNPAFVTATATLEQYWADGSAMEKQTRKRGEQVEQAFISITEENLADVKEYRGRGLVWGLEFHDKARAGKIAHRAFELGLLIETSGPESEVVKLLPALTITPEELDEGLSVLARAVRETV; encoded by the coding sequence GTGACCATCACCCAGCCCGACCTCAGCGTCTTCGAGACCCTCGAGTCCGAGGTACGCAGCTACTGCCGCGGCTGGCCCACCATCTTCGACCGCGCGCAGGGCAGCCGCATGTACGACGAGGACGGCCACGCGTACCTGGACTTCTTCGCCGGCGCCGGTTCACTCAACTACGGCCACAACAACCCCGTGCTGAAACGGGCGTTGATCGACTACCTGGAGCGGGACGGCGTCACGCACGGGCTCGACATGTCGACCACCGCCAAGCGGGCGTTCCTGCAGGCCTTCCAGGACCACATCCTGCGGCCGCGCGACCTGCCGTACAAGGTGATGTTCCCCGGCCCGACCGGCACCAACGCCGTGGAGTCGGCCCTCAAGCTGGCCCGGAAGGTCAAGGGACGCGAGTCCATCGTGTCCTTCACCAACGCCTTCCACGGCATGTCGCTGGGGTCGCTCGCCGTCACCGGCAACGCCTTCAAGCGGGCCGGTGCCGGCATCCCGCTGGTGCACGGCACGCCGATGCCGTTCGACAACTACTTCGACGGCGCCGTCGAGGACTTCCTGTGGTTCGAGCGGCTCCTGGAGGACCAGGGGTCCGGGCTCAACAAGCCGGCCGCCGTGATCGTGGAGACCGTGCAGGGCGAGGGCGGCATCAACGTGGCCCGCAAGGAGTGGCTGCAGGCGCTCGCCGCGCTGTGCGAACGGCAGGACATGCTGCTCATCGTCGACGACATCCAGATGGGCTGCGGCCGCACCGGTGCCTTCTTCTCCTTCGAGGAGGCGGGCATCGTCCCGGACATCGTCACCGTGTCCAAGTCCATCAGCGGCTACGGCCTTCCGATGTCCCTGTGCCTGTTCAAGCCGGAGCTGGACATCTGGGAGCCGGGCGAGCACAACGGCACCTTCCGCGGCAACAACCCGGCCTTCGTCACCGCCACCGCCACCCTGGAGCAGTACTGGGCGGACGGTTCCGCGATGGAGAAGCAGACCAGGAAGCGCGGGGAGCAGGTCGAGCAGGCCTTCATCTCCATCACCGAGGAGAACCTCGCCGACGTGAAGGAGTACCGCGGGCGCGGGCTGGTGTGGGGCCTGGAGTTCCACGACAAGGCACGCGCCGGGAAGATCGCGCACCGGGCCTTCGAACTCGGGCTGCTCATCGAGACGTCGGGCCCCGAGAGCGAGGTCGTGAAGCTGCTTCCGGCGCTCACGATCACCCCCGAGGAACTGGACGAGGGACTGAGCGTCCTCGCCCGTGCCGTCCGGGAAACCGTCTGA